The Arachis hypogaea cultivar Tifrunner chromosome 14, arahy.Tifrunner.gnm2.J5K5, whole genome shotgun sequence genome has a segment encoding these proteins:
- the LOC112744706 gene encoding glucan endo-1,3-beta-D-glucosidase-like encodes MQMQIMANITHLDDDEQPFLFPLTNSKVLPDPSKFFSKNLFSSALPTNSFFQNFVLNDGNNKEYIHPYLIKPSDSSLSICYPSLSVSSHSMHQVFTPDLTISSSTSSLSRHVISSFSDLSVTLDFPSSNLTFFLVRGSPYVTVSLSRNESLCITSIHSFSSFSSNGSPNKYSLKLGNGQNWLIYTSSLIKFSFSHDLKLTFSNNSSDGAPVMLRIAVIPDSSSKTEVVLDKYSSCYPLSGDVLFNKPYCVEYKWQKKGFGNLLMLAHPLHLQLLSKDEGNVNVLEHFKYRSIDGDLVGVVGDSWLLETDPVPVNWHSNRGLKEESYDEIKSALSKDVEDLDSSAITTTSTYFYGKLIARAARLALIGEEVGFLGVVAKVKKFLSETIDPWLNGTFNGNGFLYDEKWGGIVTKQGSTDPGAEFGFGVYNNHHYHLGYFLYGIAVLAKIDPKWGKKYKPQAYSIMSDFMNLGGGKAEHYHSTLNHYHYTRLRCFDLYKLHSWAGGLTEFADGRNQMGTSEAINAYYSAALLGLAYNDTELVILGSTLAALEIHAAKMWWHVNGEGDSNMYEKGFVEENKLIGILWSNKRESRLWFAPPLWKECRLAVQLLPLIPVSEFLFSDESFVKEIVQWTMPALDRDGVGEGWKGFVYALEGVYDNESALEKIRSLKHFGNGNSFSNLLWWIHSRGSSK; translated from the coding sequence ATGCAGATGCAGATAATGGCAAACATAACACACTTAGATGATGATGAACAACCTTTTCTCTTCCCACTCACAAACTCCAAAGTGCTCCCTGACCCTTCAAAGTTCTTCTCTAAAAACCTTTTCTCTTCTGCTTTGCCTACAAACTCATTCTTCCAGAACTTCGTCCTCAACGATGGCAACAATAAAGAGTACATTCACCCTTACCTCATCAAACCCTCTGATTCCTCTCTTTCTATCTGCTACCCTTCTCTCTCTGTCTCCTCTCATTCCATGCACCAAGTCTTCACACCTGATCTCACTATATCTTCCTCAACAAGTTCTCTTTCTCGCCATGTAATATCTTCCTTCAGTGATCTCAGTGTCACTCTTGATTTTCCCTCTTCCAATCTCACTTTCTTCCTTGTTAGGGGAAGCCCTTATGTTACTGTTTCTTTGTCTCGAAATGAATCTCTTTGTATAACTTCCATACAcagtttctcttctttttcttcaaatggTTCACCCAACAAGTATTCTCTTAAACTTGGCAATGGTCAGAATTGGCTTATCTATACTTCTTCACTGATCAAATTTAGTTTCAGCCATGACTTGAAGCTCACTTTCTCCAATAATTCCTCTGATGGGGCTCCTGTGATGCTTCGGATAGCAGTTATACCAGATTCAAGTTCAAAAACCGAGGTTGTTCTTGACAAGTACAGTTCTTGCTACCCTCTTTCTGGGGATGTTTTGTTCAATAAGCCATATTGTGTTGAATACAAATGGCAGAAGAAAGGTTTTGGCAATTTGTTGATGCTAGCTCACCCTCTCCATCTTCAACTTCTGTCTAAAGATGAGGGTAATGTGAATGTTCTTGAACATTTTAAGTATAGAAGCATTGATGGGGACcttgttggtgttgttggagaTTCATGGTTATTGGAAACTGATCCTGTTCCTGTGAATTGGCATTCCAACAGAGGACTGAAAGAAGAATCCTATGATGAAATCAAATCAGCACTTTCTAAAGATGTTGAGGATCTAGATTCTTCTGCAATAACAACTACTTCAACTTACTTTTATGGGAAATTGATAGCAAGGGCAGCAAGGTTGGCTTTGATAGGAGAAGAGGTTGGTTTTCTTGGTGTGGTTGCTAAGGTTAAAAAGTTCTTGAGTGAAACCATTGATCCATGGCTAAATGGAACTTTCAATGGCAATGGATTTCTATATGATGAGAAATGGGGCGGAATTGTTACCAAACAAGGTTCGACTGATCCAGGTGCTGAATTTGGCTTTGGAGTTTACAATaatcaccattatcatttgggATACTTTCTCTATGGGATTGCAGTGCTAGCAAAGATTGATCCAAAATGGGGTAAGAAGTACAAGCCTCAAGCCTATTCAATTATGTCAGATTTTATGAACTTAGGAGGAGGAAAGGCTGAACATTATCATTCAACTTTGAATCATTATCATTACACACGTTTAAGGTGTTTTGATCTTTACAAATTGCACTCTTGGGCCGGAGGACTAACCGAATTTGCTGACGGAAGGAATCAAATGGGCACAAGTGAAGCTATAAATGCATACTATTCAGCAGCATTGTTGGGTTTGGCATATAATGATACAGAACTTGTTATATTAGGATCAACTCTGGCAGCATTGGAAATTCATGCAGCTAAGATGTGGTGGCATGTAAATGGAGAAGGAGATAGTAATATGTATGAAAAAGGTTTTGTAGAAGAGAATAAGTTAATTGGGATTCTATGGTCTAATAAGAGAGAAAGTCGATTATGGTTTGCACCTCCTCTGTGGAAAGAGTGTAGGCTTGCGGTTCAGCTTTTACCATTGATACCTGTTTCTGAATTCTTATTTTCCGATGAGAGTTTTGTGAAGGAGATTGTGCAGTGGACAATGCCTGCTTTGGATAGAGATGGTGTTGGAGAAGGGTGGAAGGGGTTTGTGTATGCATTGGAAGGAGTTTATGATAATGAAAGTGCTTTGGAGAAGATTAGAAGCTTGAAGCATTTTGGTAATGGCAACTCATTTAGTAATTTGCTTTGGTGGATTCATAGCAGAGGTAGTAGTAAGTAG